A part of Vespula pensylvanica isolate Volc-1 chromosome 20, ASM1446617v1, whole genome shotgun sequence genomic DNA contains:
- the LOC122636111 gene encoding DNA polymerase zeta catalytic subunit isoform X3 — protein sequence MFSVRILTIDSYQTNPISELDPTFSEFRGNEIKHVPVIRIFGTTLTGEKTCLHIHGVFPYIYVPCTIKENINSFMHQLSSSIDNAINVSSGKTAHNTQHVYRIQLVRGIPIYGYHETEYLFFKVYFYNPFIIKKVADLLQNGAICNLKLQPHEAHIPFILQFMIDYNLYGMNLINIRKIKHRWYSFLNTKEDTNQMYNSESYDSQKYLPMSVIRQTICALEVDAQADNILNREIIGEGMELNPGLAEIWKEEKIRRLQAGLENVKSQLLYPKSPEKRTVLSTVNDNYQEQRMFQKLQDILQENEAVTLSNLIETSYPLEAQKDDDLLNASCIVNHITPSSSQKIYEKEQTKYKSFKELSSYFLLETLPTSHQASKTSSLNEDDMDLVQILADLSENDEVKKIIDDDSILGSQYSEQDNKVLSDYEDDENEQLNLTNLDLTRLSQNLSNTLTEKSNISNEEDIQTDHEKNLSILTCPQFDGADDFLESPKSKKRKKTNTQCDNINNLLSKSQSKKTKTEYAEQSRVNEQNSVIASSSALSNKNYLDSTTINPLLKSKIIVDEQEKRICTYNRHKSSTKQTVVDIVQEEGITDLKTHNCDKLIKSKNMSNEDLKKQMYESKNSKQGSSKKNFNSSRNYSPLNLIISSPKTLKSKNNKNVISSKIIEGDCKISPKKLVFSELDDLKYNVTEPNVSQCNTDSKNLSREYQQKGSDIKRKNDKTDDLVDLSFQINELNVPGRDLEKNIHNTTFTQYIEEKIRNESQTSQSKYTLINQTKRISITITTKFNPPTRERVLQSSAIYRISKSTGTEPFFSNKFDLIKQKEISSNTFNIPVIASFNSSLEGITGIKLWRRMKVNEFYPSGSNIKSNHMKRVLAGYNLLTIQTLLEPPQAKSVQAWLKSKQRLSMKNQQIDIDDTSTSGQSFSSTNFNSLKKNTQENTFNDILTHKHNKVSQYLGISHGQIEYSLNEKVGSASNENLQHSRTITMHQYITILSLEIHVLTREDFIPDPQHDPIEAIFYAIQNDVPISSDVKQMEYGTLIVCSSNEHAAGFVNSHIPLIPNLIQYVESEEDLLNNLVTLIRRCDPDILIGWEVEVSSWGYIFQRASHMGFKLFPLYISRTPNVSSTYGFQMFSKEDSEIRIPGRIFLNVWRIMRHEIALSSYTFESIMYNVMKERVSYQNYKTLTKWWKHPNIAMKSRVIDHYVIRVSGNLRILSQLDIIGRTSEYARLFGIQFYEVFSRGSQFRVESMMLRLAKPLNFITVSPSVQQRAKMRAPAALPLIMEPESKFYTDPMIVLDFQSLYPSIIIAYNYCFSTCLGRIEHLGKSIPFAFGATTLKIKRNTLLKLQGKINCAPNGVAFVKSEVRKGILPRMLEEILNTRIMVKNSMKLYSSDNYNLQRILHSQQLGLKLIANVTYGYTSANFSGRMPCIEIGDSVVSKGRETLERAIKIVESTPRWGARVVYGDTDSLFILLPGKSRTEAFKIGADIADTVTAANPPPIKLKFEKVLQPSILQTKKRYCGYMYETSDQKSPEYFAKGIETVRRDGCFAVSKVSRDVSSTIIR from the exons atgTTTTCAGTTAGAATATTAACAATAGATAGTTATCAAACAAATCCCATTTCTGAATTAGATCCCACGTTTTCAGAATTTCGAGGCAATGAAATCAAGCATGTACCTGTGATTAGAATATTTGGTACAACTTTAACAG gaGAAAAAACATGTTTGCATATACATGGCGTAttcccatatatatatgtaccatgtaccataaaagaaaatataaatagttttATGCATCAATTAAGTTCGTCAATAGATAATGCCATTAATGTATCATCAGGAAAAACAGCACATAATACTCAACATGTATATAGAATACAACTAGTTCGTGGAAT TCCAATTTATGGATATCATGAAacagaatatcttttttttaaagtttatttttataatccatttattattaagaaagtaGCAGATTTATTGCAA AATGGTGCAATTTGCAATCTAAAGTTACAACCACATGAAGCAcatattccatttattttacaatttatgatagattataatttgtatggtatgaatcttataaatataagaaaaattaaacatcgctggtattcatttttaaatacaaaagaagatACGAACCAAATGTATAATTCAGAATCGTATGATTCACAAAAATATCTTCCAATGTCTGTTATTCGTCAAACAATATGTGCCTTAGAAGTGGATGCACAAGcggataatatattaaatcgaGAAATAATCGGTGAAGGTATGGAATTAAATCCTGGTCTTGCTGAAATttggaaagaggaaaaaataagaagactTCAAGCTGGCTTGGAAAATGTTAAGTCACAATTATTGTATCCAAAGAGTCCTGAAAAACGAACCGTATTATCAActgttaatgataattatcaaGAGCAACGAATGTTTCAGAAACTTCAAGACATTCTACAG gAGAATGAGGCAGTAACTTTATCAAACTTAATAGAAACTTCTTATCCATTAGAAGCACAAAAGGATGACGACCTGTTAAATGCTTCATGCATTGTAAATCATATTACTCCATCTTCatcacaaaaaatatatgaaaaagaacaaacaaaatataaaagctTCAAAGAActatcttcatattttttattagaaactcTTCCAACCAGTCATCAAGCTAGTAAAACAAGTTCtt TGAATGAAGATGATATGGATTTAGTGCAAATATTAGCTGATTTATCAGAAAATGatgaagttaaaaaaataatagatgatGATAGTATATTAGGATCTCAATATTCAGAACAGGATAATAAAGTCTTATCTGACTATGAGGATGATGAAAATGAGCAGTTGAATTTAACAAATCTGGATCTGACTAGGCTTAgtcaaaatttatcaaatacgttaacagaaaaatcaaatatatcaaatgaaGAAGATATCCAAACAGATCATGAAAAGAATTTAAGTATACTAACTTGCCCTCAATTTGATGGTGCTGATGATTTTCTAGAAAGTccaaaatctaaaaaaagaaagaagacaaatacACAatgtgataatattaataatttactaaGTAAATCACAATccaagaaaacgaaaacggaATATGCTGAACAATCACGTGTTAACGAACAAAATTCTGTGATTGCATCATCTTCAGcactttctaataaaaattatctagaTTCTACTACAATAAATCCCTTGTTGAAATCTAAAATCATCGTGGATGAACAAGAAAAACGTATTTGTACTTATAATCGTCATAAATCGTCTACTAAACAAACTGTAGTTGATATTGTACAGGAAGAAGGAATAACCGATCTTAAAACCCATAACTGTGATAAACTTATTAAATCTAAGAATATGAGTaatgaagatttaaaaaaacaaatgtatgAGTCAAAGAATAGTAAGCAAGGATcgtctaaaaaaaattttaattcgtcaAGAAATTACTCaccattaaatttaattattagttctccaaaaacattaaaatccaaaaacaataaaaatgtaataagtTCCAAGATTATAGAGGGGGATTGCAAGATAAGTCCTAAGAAATTGGTATTTTCTGAATTGGATgatttaaaat ataATGTAACTGAACCTAATGTATCTCAATGTAATACAGAtagtaaaaatttatctagAGAATATCAACAAAAAGGATCAGATATTAAACGTAAAAACGACAAAACTGATGATCTTGTTGATTTATCGTTccaaattaatgaattaaatgtTCCTGGAAGAgatctagaaaaaaatatacacaacACAACATTTACACaatatattgaagaaaaaatcagAAATGAAAGTCAAACTTCGCAGTCCAAGTATACTCTTATCaatcaaacaaaaagaatttcaattacAATTACAACAAAGTTTAACCCACCTACACGAGAACGTGTATTACAAAGTTCGgctatatatcgtatttcaaAGAGCACCGGAACAGAACCATTTTTTAGTAATAagtttgatttaattaaacaaaaagaaatttcatctaATACTTTCAATATACCAGTGATCGCTTCATTTAATTCCAGTTTGGAAGGAATTACAGGCATTAAATTATGGCGACGAATGAaagtaaatgaattttatccTTCTGGATCAAACATAAAGTCAAATCACATGAAAAGAGTCCTTGCAGgctataatttattaacgatacAAACTCTTTTGGAACCTCCACAAGCAAAATCTGTTCAAGCATGGTTGAAATCGAAGCAACGCTTGTCTATGAAAAATCAACAAA TTGACATCGATGATACCTCTACAAGTGGCCAATCTTTTTCCTCTactaattttaattcattaaagaaGAACACACAAGAAAACacatttaatgatatattgaCACATAAGCACAATAAAGTATCACAATATCTAGGAATTTCTCATGGACAGAtagaatattctttaaatgaaaaagttgGCAGTGCCTCAAATGAAAATCTTCAGCATTCTAGAACTATAACTATG catcaatatataacaatacttTCTTTGGAAATACATGTTCTTACACGTGAAGATTTCATACCTGATCCACAACATGATCCCATAGAAGCAATTTTTTATGCTATTCAAAACGATGTTCCGATCTCTTCTGATGTAAAGCAAATGGAATATG GAACACTTATTGTATGTTCATCCAACGAACACGCAGCAGGTTTCGTTAATTCTCACATTCCTCTTATTCCAAACTTGATACAATATGTAGAAAGTGAggaagatttattaaataatttagttACATTAATTCGTCGTTGTGATCCCGATATATTAATCGGTTGGGAAGTCGAAGTTTCATCTTGGggttatatttttcaaagagcTTCACATATGGGCTTTAAACtgtttcctttatatatttcaagaaCTCCGAATGTTTCATCTACTTATGGATTTCAAATGTTTTCTAAGGAAGATTCAGAAATACGAATACCAGGCCGCATATTTTTGAATGTCTGGAGAATAATGAGACATgaaatag CATTATCAAGTTATACATTTGAAAGCATTATGTACAATgtgatgaaagaaagagtttcatatcaaaattataaaacattaacaAAGTGGTGGAAACATCCAAATATTGCAATGAAAAGTAGAGTGATTGATCATTATGTTATAAGAGTATCAGGAAATTTAAGAATTCTTTCTCAATTAGATATTAttg GCAGAACGAGTGAATATGCACGACTCTTTGGAATACAATTTTATGAAGTATTTTCACGAGGTTCTCAATTTCGTGTCGAATCAATGATGTTAAGACTTGCAAAACccttaaattttattactgtATCACCTTCTGTACAGCAAAGAGCTAAAATGCGTGCACCAGCAGCATTACCATTGATTATGGAACCAGAGTCTAAATTTTATACAGATCCAATGATAGTTCTTGACTTCCAAAGTTTATATCCAAGCATTATAATTGCTTATAATTACTGCTTTTCTACGTGTTTAGGTCGCATAGAACATTTAGGAAA gTCTATACCATTTGCATTTGGTGCAACaactttaaaaattaaaagaaatactcttttaaaattacaagGAAAAATCAATTGTGCGCCCAATGGTGTAGCTTTTGTAAAATCTGAAGTACGCAAAGGCATATTACCAAGAATGCTTGAGGAAATACTAAATACTCGTATAATGGTAAAGAATTCGATGAAACTTTATTCATctgataattataatcttcAGCGTATTCTTCATTCGCAACAGTTGGGTCTAAAGTTGATAGCAAATGTTACATATGGTTATACATCTGCCAACTTTAGTGGCAGAATGCCATGCATTGAG ATAGGTGACAGTGTAGTTAGCAAAGGAAGAGAGACTCTTGAGCGTGCTATAAAAATCGTGGAGTCTACACCTAGATGGGGTGCCAGAGTAGTTTATGGAGATACGGATTCATTATTTATCCTATTACCTGGAAAATCACGAACAGAAGCTTTCAAAATTGGTGCTGATATTGCGGATACTGTTACAGCTGCTAATCCTCCtcctataaaattaaaattcgaaaaagtcCTTCAACCATCTATTTTGCAG acAAAAAAGCGTTATTGCGGTTACATGTATGAAACTTCTGATCAAAAAAGTCCTGAATATTTTGCAAAAGGTATTGAGACAGTACGTAGAGATGGATGTTTTGCCGTTTCAAag GTATCAAGAGATGTCTCATCGACAATCATTCGATAA
- the LOC122636111 gene encoding DNA polymerase zeta catalytic subunit isoform X4, with amino-acid sequence MFSVRILTIDSYQTNPISELDPTFSEFRGNEIKHVPVIRIFGTTLTGEKTCLHIHGVFPYIYVPCTIKENINSFMHQLSSSIDNAINVSSGKTAHNTQHVYRIQLVRGIPIYGYHETEYLFFKVYFYNPFIIKKVADLLQNGAICNLKLQPHEAHIPFILQFMIDYNLYGMNLINIRKIKHRWYSFLNTKEDTNQMYNSESYDSQKYLPMSVIRQTICALEVDAQADNILNREIIGEGMELNPGLAEIWKEEKIRRLQAGLENVKSQLLYPKSPEKRTVLSTVNDNYQEQRMFQKLQDILQENEAVTLSNLIETSYPLEAQKDDDLLNASCIVNHITPSSSQKIYEKEQTKYKSFKELSSYFLLETLPTSHQASKTSSLNEDDMDLVQILADLSENDEVKKIIDDDSILGSQYSEQDNKVLSDYEDDENEQLNLTNLDLTRLSQNLSNTLTEKSNISNEEDIQTDHEKNLSILTCPQFDGADDFLESPKSKKRKKTNTQCDNINNLLSKSQSKKTKTEYAEQSRVNEQNSVIASSSALSNKNYLDSTTINPLLKSKIIVDEQEKRICTYNRHKSSTKQTVVDIVQEEGITDLKTHNCDKLIKSKNMSNEDLKKQMYESKNSKQGSSKKNFNSSRNYSPLNLIISSPKTLKSKNNKNVISSKIIEGDCKISPKKLVFSELDDLKYNVTEPNVSQCNTDSKNLSREYQQKGSDIKRKNDKTDDLVDLSFQINELNVPGRDLEKNIHNTTFTQYIEEKIRNESQTSQSKYTLINQTKRISITITTKFNPPTRERVLQSSAIYRISKSTGTEPFFSNKFDLIKQKEISSNTFNIPVIASFNSSLEGITGIKLWRRMKVNEFYPSGSNIKSNHMKRVLAGYNLLTIQTLLEPPQAKSVQAWLKSKQRLSMKNQQIDIDDTSTSGQSFSSTNFNSLKKNTQENTFNDILTHKHNKVSQYLGISHGQIEYSLNEKVGSASNENLQHSRTITMHQYITILSLEIHVLTREDFIPDPQHDPIEAIFYAIQNDVPISSDVKQMEYGTLIVCSSNEHAAGFVNSHIPLIPNLIQYVESEEDLLNNLVTLIRRCDPDILIGWEVEVSSWGYIFQRASHMGFKLFPLYISRTPNVSSTYGFQMFSKEDSEIRIPGRIFLNVWRIMRHEIALSSYTFESIMYNVMKERVSYQNYKTLTKWWKHPNIAMKSRVIDHYVIRVSGNLRILSQLDIIGRTSEYARLFGIQFYEVFSRGSQFRVESMMLRLAKPLNFITVSPSVQQRAKMRAPAALPLIMEPESKFYTDPMIVLDFQSLYPSIIIAYNYCFSTCLGRIEHLGKSIPFAFGATTLKIKRNTLLKLQGKINCAPNGVAFVKSEVRKGILPRMLEEILNTRIMVKNSMKLYSSDNYNLQRILHSQQLGLKLIANVTYGYTSANFSGRMPCIEIGDSVVSKGRETLERAIKIVESTPRWGARVVYGDTDSLFILLPGKSRTEAFKIGADIADTVTAANPPPIKLKFEKVLQPSILQTKKRYCGYMYETSDQKSPEYFAKGIETVRRDGCFAVSKGSSRNTPHR; translated from the exons atgTTTTCAGTTAGAATATTAACAATAGATAGTTATCAAACAAATCCCATTTCTGAATTAGATCCCACGTTTTCAGAATTTCGAGGCAATGAAATCAAGCATGTACCTGTGATTAGAATATTTGGTACAACTTTAACAG gaGAAAAAACATGTTTGCATATACATGGCGTAttcccatatatatatgtaccatgtaccataaaagaaaatataaatagttttATGCATCAATTAAGTTCGTCAATAGATAATGCCATTAATGTATCATCAGGAAAAACAGCACATAATACTCAACATGTATATAGAATACAACTAGTTCGTGGAAT TCCAATTTATGGATATCATGAAacagaatatcttttttttaaagtttatttttataatccatttattattaagaaagtaGCAGATTTATTGCAA AATGGTGCAATTTGCAATCTAAAGTTACAACCACATGAAGCAcatattccatttattttacaatttatgatagattataatttgtatggtatgaatcttataaatataagaaaaattaaacatcgctggtattcatttttaaatacaaaagaagatACGAACCAAATGTATAATTCAGAATCGTATGATTCACAAAAATATCTTCCAATGTCTGTTATTCGTCAAACAATATGTGCCTTAGAAGTGGATGCACAAGcggataatatattaaatcgaGAAATAATCGGTGAAGGTATGGAATTAAATCCTGGTCTTGCTGAAATttggaaagaggaaaaaataagaagactTCAAGCTGGCTTGGAAAATGTTAAGTCACAATTATTGTATCCAAAGAGTCCTGAAAAACGAACCGTATTATCAActgttaatgataattatcaaGAGCAACGAATGTTTCAGAAACTTCAAGACATTCTACAG gAGAATGAGGCAGTAACTTTATCAAACTTAATAGAAACTTCTTATCCATTAGAAGCACAAAAGGATGACGACCTGTTAAATGCTTCATGCATTGTAAATCATATTACTCCATCTTCatcacaaaaaatatatgaaaaagaacaaacaaaatataaaagctTCAAAGAActatcttcatattttttattagaaactcTTCCAACCAGTCATCAAGCTAGTAAAACAAGTTCtt TGAATGAAGATGATATGGATTTAGTGCAAATATTAGCTGATTTATCAGAAAATGatgaagttaaaaaaataatagatgatGATAGTATATTAGGATCTCAATATTCAGAACAGGATAATAAAGTCTTATCTGACTATGAGGATGATGAAAATGAGCAGTTGAATTTAACAAATCTGGATCTGACTAGGCTTAgtcaaaatttatcaaatacgttaacagaaaaatcaaatatatcaaatgaaGAAGATATCCAAACAGATCATGAAAAGAATTTAAGTATACTAACTTGCCCTCAATTTGATGGTGCTGATGATTTTCTAGAAAGTccaaaatctaaaaaaagaaagaagacaaatacACAatgtgataatattaataatttactaaGTAAATCACAATccaagaaaacgaaaacggaATATGCTGAACAATCACGTGTTAACGAACAAAATTCTGTGATTGCATCATCTTCAGcactttctaataaaaattatctagaTTCTACTACAATAAATCCCTTGTTGAAATCTAAAATCATCGTGGATGAACAAGAAAAACGTATTTGTACTTATAATCGTCATAAATCGTCTACTAAACAAACTGTAGTTGATATTGTACAGGAAGAAGGAATAACCGATCTTAAAACCCATAACTGTGATAAACTTATTAAATCTAAGAATATGAGTaatgaagatttaaaaaaacaaatgtatgAGTCAAAGAATAGTAAGCAAGGATcgtctaaaaaaaattttaattcgtcaAGAAATTACTCaccattaaatttaattattagttctccaaaaacattaaaatccaaaaacaataaaaatgtaataagtTCCAAGATTATAGAGGGGGATTGCAAGATAAGTCCTAAGAAATTGGTATTTTCTGAATTGGATgatttaaaat ataATGTAACTGAACCTAATGTATCTCAATGTAATACAGAtagtaaaaatttatctagAGAATATCAACAAAAAGGATCAGATATTAAACGTAAAAACGACAAAACTGATGATCTTGTTGATTTATCGTTccaaattaatgaattaaatgtTCCTGGAAGAgatctagaaaaaaatatacacaacACAACATTTACACaatatattgaagaaaaaatcagAAATGAAAGTCAAACTTCGCAGTCCAAGTATACTCTTATCaatcaaacaaaaagaatttcaattacAATTACAACAAAGTTTAACCCACCTACACGAGAACGTGTATTACAAAGTTCGgctatatatcgtatttcaaAGAGCACCGGAACAGAACCATTTTTTAGTAATAagtttgatttaattaaacaaaaagaaatttcatctaATACTTTCAATATACCAGTGATCGCTTCATTTAATTCCAGTTTGGAAGGAATTACAGGCATTAAATTATGGCGACGAATGAaagtaaatgaattttatccTTCTGGATCAAACATAAAGTCAAATCACATGAAAAGAGTCCTTGCAGgctataatttattaacgatacAAACTCTTTTGGAACCTCCACAAGCAAAATCTGTTCAAGCATGGTTGAAATCGAAGCAACGCTTGTCTATGAAAAATCAACAAA TTGACATCGATGATACCTCTACAAGTGGCCAATCTTTTTCCTCTactaattttaattcattaaagaaGAACACACAAGAAAACacatttaatgatatattgaCACATAAGCACAATAAAGTATCACAATATCTAGGAATTTCTCATGGACAGAtagaatattctttaaatgaaaaagttgGCAGTGCCTCAAATGAAAATCTTCAGCATTCTAGAACTATAACTATG catcaatatataacaatacttTCTTTGGAAATACATGTTCTTACACGTGAAGATTTCATACCTGATCCACAACATGATCCCATAGAAGCAATTTTTTATGCTATTCAAAACGATGTTCCGATCTCTTCTGATGTAAAGCAAATGGAATATG GAACACTTATTGTATGTTCATCCAACGAACACGCAGCAGGTTTCGTTAATTCTCACATTCCTCTTATTCCAAACTTGATACAATATGTAGAAAGTGAggaagatttattaaataatttagttACATTAATTCGTCGTTGTGATCCCGATATATTAATCGGTTGGGAAGTCGAAGTTTCATCTTGGggttatatttttcaaagagcTTCACATATGGGCTTTAAACtgtttcctttatatatttcaagaaCTCCGAATGTTTCATCTACTTATGGATTTCAAATGTTTTCTAAGGAAGATTCAGAAATACGAATACCAGGCCGCATATTTTTGAATGTCTGGAGAATAATGAGACATgaaatag CATTATCAAGTTATACATTTGAAAGCATTATGTACAATgtgatgaaagaaagagtttcatatcaaaattataaaacattaacaAAGTGGTGGAAACATCCAAATATTGCAATGAAAAGTAGAGTGATTGATCATTATGTTATAAGAGTATCAGGAAATTTAAGAATTCTTTCTCAATTAGATATTAttg GCAGAACGAGTGAATATGCACGACTCTTTGGAATACAATTTTATGAAGTATTTTCACGAGGTTCTCAATTTCGTGTCGAATCAATGATGTTAAGACTTGCAAAACccttaaattttattactgtATCACCTTCTGTACAGCAAAGAGCTAAAATGCGTGCACCAGCAGCATTACCATTGATTATGGAACCAGAGTCTAAATTTTATACAGATCCAATGATAGTTCTTGACTTCCAAAGTTTATATCCAAGCATTATAATTGCTTATAATTACTGCTTTTCTACGTGTTTAGGTCGCATAGAACATTTAGGAAA gTCTATACCATTTGCATTTGGTGCAACaactttaaaaattaaaagaaatactcttttaaaattacaagGAAAAATCAATTGTGCGCCCAATGGTGTAGCTTTTGTAAAATCTGAAGTACGCAAAGGCATATTACCAAGAATGCTTGAGGAAATACTAAATACTCGTATAATGGTAAAGAATTCGATGAAACTTTATTCATctgataattataatcttcAGCGTATTCTTCATTCGCAACAGTTGGGTCTAAAGTTGATAGCAAATGTTACATATGGTTATACATCTGCCAACTTTAGTGGCAGAATGCCATGCATTGAG ATAGGTGACAGTGTAGTTAGCAAAGGAAGAGAGACTCTTGAGCGTGCTATAAAAATCGTGGAGTCTACACCTAGATGGGGTGCCAGAGTAGTTTATGGAGATACGGATTCATTATTTATCCTATTACCTGGAAAATCACGAACAGAAGCTTTCAAAATTGGTGCTGATATTGCGGATACTGTTACAGCTGCTAATCCTCCtcctataaaattaaaattcgaaaaagtcCTTCAACCATCTATTTTGCAG acAAAAAAGCGTTATTGCGGTTACATGTATGAAACTTCTGATCAAAAAAGTCCTGAATATTTTGCAAAAGGTATTGAGACAGTACGTAGAGATGGATGTTTTGCCGTTTCAAag GGATCCTCGCGCAATACCCCGCACCGGTGA